One Streptomyces sp. NBC_00102 DNA segment encodes these proteins:
- a CDS encoding DUF6238 family protein — MTSPTRPTDAHPYLRAASAGIRHHTRSLTPPDADPPTLGDRAHLDVLHAHLTALLQLLDRLADTTRPRHPAAGRHLATARTRLWQATSEVHAAFHLTPGTPQPDAETGTCRPERLPEGPPVLTICQRHLAAGHTVRRTTTPTDLRPHTTACVR, encoded by the coding sequence TTGACTTCTCCCACACGCCCCACGGACGCGCACCCCTACCTCCGCGCCGCGAGCGCCGGCATCCGCCACCACACCCGCTCCCTCACACCACCGGACGCGGATCCGCCCACCCTCGGAGACCGTGCGCACCTGGATGTGCTGCACGCCCATCTCACCGCCCTGCTCCAGCTGCTGGACCGGCTTGCCGACACCACCCGGCCCCGGCACCCGGCCGCCGGGCGTCACCTGGCCACCGCCCGCACCAGGCTCTGGCAGGCCACCAGCGAAGTCCACGCCGCCTTCCACCTGACGCCCGGCACACCCCAGCCCGACGCCGAAACGGGTACCTGCCGCCCGGAGCGGCTTCCCGAGGGACCACCCGTGCTGACGATCTGCCAGCGCCACCTCGCCGCCGGGCACACCGTCCGCCGCACGACCACCCCCACCGACCTCCGCCCGCACACCACGGCCTGCGTGCGATGA
- a CDS encoding VirB4 family type IV secretion system protein, with protein MNHRPDRRARRASASPLFTPHSTDRAGRKAARRQLAEATVKARADASTFRGESTPVELQMPAPLHPTTGRPGPASARGNRLKLPAHRMTTAVAAGCYCFLAEGGLGAEGIYIGRDVHAQASFVFDPFALYGRVEGFTNPNMLLAGVIGQGKSALAKSLALRSVAFGYRVYVPCDPKGEWTPVAEALGGHSIALGPGLPGRLNPLDAAPRPKSVSEADWVGEVRKRRLLLLGSLARTVLGRDLMPMEHTALDVALDTVVTRAADMHRTPLLGDIASTLNNPPALDEAAGITPGQLGDAARDLAHAMRRLIHGDLAGMFDAPSTVNVDPASPMLTIDLSSLGGSGDDTALVLAMTCASAWMESALSDPDGGRRWIVYDEAWRLMRHVGLLQRMQAQWKLSRGLGIANVMVIHRLSDLLTAGDAGSRGRALAEGLLADCSTRIIYRQEADQLPAAASLLGLTSVEMDAVAHLNRGRGLWKVAGRSFIVQHHLHSQELALFDTDARMH; from the coding sequence ATGAACCACCGGCCCGACCGTCGCGCCCGTCGCGCTTCCGCCAGCCCGCTGTTCACCCCCCACTCCACCGACCGTGCCGGCCGCAAGGCCGCCCGCCGTCAGCTCGCCGAGGCCACCGTCAAAGCCCGTGCCGACGCCAGCACCTTCCGTGGCGAGAGCACACCCGTCGAACTGCAGATGCCCGCCCCGCTCCACCCGACGACCGGACGCCCCGGCCCCGCCTCCGCTCGCGGGAACCGGCTGAAGTTGCCCGCCCACCGCATGACCACCGCGGTCGCGGCCGGATGCTATTGCTTCCTCGCCGAGGGTGGACTCGGCGCCGAAGGCATCTACATCGGCCGCGACGTCCACGCACAAGCGAGTTTCGTGTTCGATCCGTTCGCGCTGTACGGCCGCGTCGAAGGATTCACGAACCCCAACATGCTGCTCGCCGGCGTGATCGGCCAAGGCAAGAGCGCCCTCGCAAAGTCCCTCGCGCTGCGGTCGGTCGCCTTCGGATACCGCGTCTACGTCCCCTGCGACCCGAAGGGCGAGTGGACGCCGGTCGCCGAAGCCCTCGGCGGCCATTCCATCGCCCTGGGGCCCGGACTGCCCGGACGCCTGAACCCCCTGGACGCCGCACCGCGGCCAAAGAGCGTGTCCGAGGCCGACTGGGTCGGCGAGGTCCGCAAACGCCGCCTGCTCCTGCTCGGCTCGCTCGCCCGTACAGTCCTGGGCCGAGACCTCATGCCCATGGAGCACACGGCCCTGGACGTCGCCCTCGACACCGTCGTCACCCGGGCCGCCGACATGCACCGCACCCCGCTCCTCGGCGACATCGCCTCCACCCTCAACAACCCGCCGGCACTCGACGAAGCCGCCGGGATCACCCCAGGCCAGCTCGGAGACGCGGCACGCGACTTGGCTCACGCGATGCGCCGTCTGATCCACGGCGACCTGGCGGGCATGTTCGACGCCCCCTCCACCGTCAACGTCGACCCGGCTTCACCGATGCTCACCATCGACCTGTCCAGTCTCGGCGGCAGCGGAGACGACACCGCTCTCGTCCTCGCCATGACCTGTGCGTCCGCCTGGATGGAATCCGCCCTCTCCGACCCCGACGGCGGGCGCCGCTGGATCGTCTACGACGAGGCATGGAGGCTGATGCGCCACGTCGGCCTGCTCCAGCGGATGCAGGCCCAGTGGAAACTGAGCCGCGGTCTCGGCATCGCCAACGTGATGGTCATCCACCGGCTCAGCGACCTGCTCACCGCCGGCGACGCCGGATCACGGGGCCGGGCCCTGGCCGAAGGACTCCTCGCCGACTGCAGCACCCGGATCATCTACCGCCAGGAAGCCGACCAGCTCCCCGCCGCAGCCTCCCTGCTCGGACTGACATCGGTCGAGATGGACGCCGTCGCGCACCTCAACCGAGGACGCGGCCTGTGGAAAGTCGCAGGTAGAAGCTTCATTGTCCAACATCACCTGCACAGCCAGGAGCTGGCGCTCTTCGATACCGACGCCCGGATGCACTGA